One genomic window of Punica granatum isolate Tunisia-2019 chromosome 1, ASM765513v2, whole genome shotgun sequence includes the following:
- the LOC116196661 gene encoding GDSL esterase/lipase At5g08460: MSISLPLLLFFIVVVTSGAATDLPMTAAADLPFPNELAKTLSQTPTNFTLPPISQSPQPSAPAPAPPLPGPLVPALFVLGDSSVDCGTNNFLGTFARADRPPYGRDFDTHSPTGRFSNGRIPVDYLALKLGLPFVPSYLGQTGSIKDMMHGVNFASAASGIIFSSGSELGQHVSFSQQVQQLADTVQHFILQMGEDSTAKLISQSVVYISIGVNDYIHYYLQNESGVQKLYLPWGFAQFLASNVRQEIKNLHNMFVRRFVVMGLAPIGCAPHYLWEYNSEEGECIEEINDEVMEFNLVMRRMVWELNRDLPDGKVIFCDVFEGSMDIMKNHERYGFEVTSDACCGLGRYNGWIMCLSPEMACVNASSHIWWDQFHPTDAVNAILADNVWNGSHTNMCYPMNLEQMVAQTGRP, from the exons ATGTCCATCAGTCTCCcgctcctcctcttcttcattgTAGTCGTCACCTCCGGAGCAGCCACTGATCTGCCAATGACTGCCGCCGCCGACCTCCCATTCCCCAATGAGCTTGCCAAGACCTTATCCCAAACCCCAACAAACTTCACACTCCCGCCCATATCACAGTCGCCACAGCCATCAGCGCCGGCCCCTGCTCCTCCTCTGCCGGGGCCACTGGTGCCTGCCCTTTTCGTGCTGGGCGATTCCTCCGTGGACTGCGGCACCAACAACTTCCTTGGCACCTTTGCTCGGGCCGACCGTCCACCTTACGGGCGCGACTTTGACACCCACAGCCCCACAGGGAGGTTCTCCAATGGGAGAATCCCTGTCGATTATCTTG CACTAAAACTCGGTCTCCCGTTCGTCCCAAGTTATCTCGGACAGACAGGGTCCATTAAGGACATGATGCACGGTGTGAATTTTGCTTCTGCAGCCTCCGGGATAATCTTCTCGAGTGGGTCGGAATTG GGTCAGCACGTCTCCTTTTCTCAGCAGGTCCAACAGTTAGCCGATACAGTTCAACATTTCATTCTACAGATGGGAGAGGACTCCACTGCCAAACTGATCTCCCAGTCGGTGGTCTATATCTCCATTGGGGTCAATGATTACATCCATTACTATCTTCAGAACGAGTCGGGCGTTCAGAAGCTTTACCTCCCGTGGGGCTTCGCCCAGTTCTTGGCATCAAATGTTAGGCAGGAAATCAAG AACTTGCATAACATGTTCGTGAGGAGGTTCGTGGTGATGGGGCTGGCACCAATTGGTTGTGCTCCTCACTACCTTTGGGAGTACAATAGCGAGGAAGGAGAGTGCATCGAGGAGATTAATGACGAGGTGATGGAATTCAACCTTGTCATGAGACGAATGGTCTGGGAGCTGAATAGAGATCTCCCTGACGGGAAGGTCATCTTCTGCGATGTGTTTGAAGGCTCGATGGACATAATGAAGAATCACGAACGATATG GTTTCGAGGTCACATCTGACGCATGTTGCGGCCTGGGAAGATATAATGGGTGGATAATGTGCTTATCGCCAGAGATGGCTTGTGTTAATGCTTCGAGCCATATATGGTGGGACCAATTCCACCCGACTGATGCAGTGAATGCTATTCTTGCGGATAATGTGTGGAATGGATCCCACACGAACATGTGCTACCCCATGAACTTGGAGCAGATGGTGGCCCAAACTGGTCGTCCATAG
- the LOC116200476 gene encoding phosphatidylinositol 4-kinase gamma 4, with amino-acid sequence MALAGVALGPALDDSIHFPGHCCSPGESILIYLTVAGSVIPMRVLESDSIASVKLRIQTCKGFVVKKQKLVFAGRELARQDSLVKDYGVTGGNVLHLVLKLSDLLIIVVKTVGGKEFEFHVDRHRNVAYLKQRIARKGKGFVDLESQELFCNGEKLEDQRVIHDICKNEDAVIHLLVQKSAKVRAKPIEKNFELSVEAAESDDGAIGNVGNKPAKELQVVARDALHRDVLLEPIIVNPGVRFPSAVWDMINSSIQGLETGNSPIRSTEGTGGAYFMQDASGQKYISVFKPIDEEPNAVNNPQGLPVSLDGEGLKRGTRIGEGALREVAAYLLDHPRTGPRHMSGEVMGFAGVPPTVMVQCLHKGFNHPNGFEGTFKNVKVGSLQMFMKNFGSCEDMGPQAFPVEEVHKISVFDIRMANADRHSGNILINKGEEQGQIQLVPIDHGYCLPENFEDCTFDWLYWPQARQPFSPDTVDYIRSLDAKQDIAMLNFYGWDVPIECARTLRISTMLLKKGVERGLTPFVIGSIMCRETIHKESVIEGIIKEAKESLLPGASEEVFLEAVSAIMDSRLDELVN; translated from the exons ATGGCTCTTGCTGGTGTTGCGCTCGGTCCTGCCCTTGATGATTCGATACATTTCCCTGGTCATTGCTGTAGCCCCGGCGAGTCGATTCTGATATACCTGACTGTTGCGGGCTCTGTGATCCCGATGCGGGTCTTGGAGTCCGACTCCATAGCTTCTGTCAAGCTTCGGATCCAGACATGCAAAGGGTTCGTGgtgaagaagcagaagctTGTTTTTGCAGGCAGGGAATTAGCCCGACAAGACTCGCTCGTTAAGGACTATGGTGTGACCGGTGGGAACGTCCTCCATTTGGTTCTCAAGCTGTCAGATCTTTTAATCATTGTTGTTAAGACCGTTGGTGGCAAGGAATTCGAGTTTCATGTGGACCGTCATCGCAATGTGGCTTATCTCAAGCAACGGATCGCAAGAAAGGGGAAGGGCTTTGTTGATCTGGAGAGCCAAGAGCTCTTCTGTAATGGAGAGAAGCTCGAGGATCAGAGGGTTATCCATGACATCTGCAAGAATGAGGATGCCGTGATCCATTTGCTGGTCCAGAAGTCGGCCAAAGTCAGGGCTAAGCCCATTGAGAAGAACTTTGAACTCTCAGTCGAGGCGGCAGAGTCAGATGATGGTGCCATTGGAAATGTTGGGAATAAACCAGCCAAGGAGCTTCAAGTTGTTGCAAGGGACGCCCTCCACAGAGATGTTCTGCTTGAGCCTATAATCGTGAACCCGGGGGTCAGATTCCCTTCAGCAGTTTGGGATATGATCAACTCGAGCATCCAGGGTTTGGAGACAGGAAACTCGCCGATCAGGTCCACTGAGGGGACTGGAGGGGCCTACTTCATGCAGGACGCATCCGGCCAGAAGTACATCTCTGTCTTCAAGCCCATCGATGAGGAGCCCAATGCCGTCAACAATCCACAGGGACTTCCTGTTTCATTGGATGGCGAGGGTCTGAAGAGAGGAACAAGGATCGGAGAAGGAGCTCTGAGAGAAGTCGCGGCTTATCTACTGGATCACCCAAGGACTGGGCCCCGGCATATGTCTGGTGAAGTTATGGGCTTTGCCGGCGTGCCTCCAACTGTCATGGTCCAGTGCCTGCATAAGGGGTTTAATCATCCCAACGGGTTTGAGGGAACATTTAAGAATGTTAAGGTTGGATCATTGCAGATGTTCATGAAGAACTTTGGGAGCTGCGAGGACATGGGTCCGCAAGCGTTCCCTGTGGAGGAGGTCCATAAGATCAGCGTGTTCGATATCAGAATGGCCAATGCTGATAGGCACTCGGGAAATATCCTCATTAACAAGGGGGAAGAACAGGGTCAAATTCAGCTTGTGCCTATCGATCACGGCTACTGCCTTCCTGAGAAT TTTGAAGATTGCACGTTTGATTGGCTCTATTGGCCGCAAGCCCGTCAGCCTTTCTCTCCTGACACTGTGGACTACATAAGATCCCTTGATGCCAAGCAGGACATTGCAATGCTGAACTTCTATGGGTGGGATGTCCCCATCGAGTGTGCCCGAACTCTCCGAATCTCCACTATGCTTCTCAAGAAAGGGGTTGAGAGAGGCCTTACCCCATTCGTGATTGGGAGTATCATGTGCCGGGAGACCATACACAAGGAATCGGTGATCGAGGGGATCATTAAGGAAGCCAAGGAATCTCTGCTCCCTGGAGCAAGTGAAGAAGTGTTTCTTGAAGCTGTCTCCGCAATCATGGATTCTCGTCTTGACGAGCTTGTGAATTAA
- the LOC116196669 gene encoding calcineurin B-like protein 4, translating into MGCVWGKQTLEHQNFALLAAQTCFVFRSNSIIYVLFKKLSSSLVDDGLISKDELQLGLFKSRKKQSLFADRIFKLFDYKQDGVIEFQEFVRSLSVFHPAAPQEEKAIFAFKLYDTWETGFIERDEVRELISALLEESDLVFPSDIIETIINKTFEDADSKRDGKIDIEEWKQFVTRNPSVLKNMTIPHLKDITTAFPSFVVKPEIEDDPNIS; encoded by the exons ATGGGCTGCGTCTGGGGGAAGCAGACACTTGAGCACCAAAATTTCGCTCTTCTTGCTGCTCAAACCTGCT TTGTTTTTCGttcaaattcaattatttACGTGCTGTTCAAGAAACTGAGCAGTTCCTTGGTTGATGATGGGCTCATTAGCAAA GATGAGTTGCAGCTCGGCTTATTCAAGAGCAGGAAGAAGCAAAGTCTCTTTGCAGATCGG ATCTTCAAGTTATTCGACTACAAGCAAGACGGGGTGATAGAGTTTCAAGAATTTGTTCGTTCTTTGAGTGTCTTCCACCCTGCAGCTCCTCAAGAGGAGAAGGCTATCT TCGCATTCAAGTTGTACGACACATGGGAAACAGGCTTCATTGAACGTGATGAG GTCAGGGAATTGATTTCGGCACTTCTGGAGGAGTCGGATTTGGTCTTTCCAAGTGATATCATTGAAACAATCATCAACAAG ACATTTGAAGACGCAGATTCAAAAAGAGATGGAAAGATCGACATTGAGGAGTGGAAGCAATTTGTTACCCGAAATCCCTCGGTACTGAAGAACATGACGATCCCACATCTTAA GGACATCACGACAGCATTTCCGAGCTTTGTGGTCAAACCAGAGATCGAAGATGATCCTAACATCTCTTAG